A section of the Citrus sinensis cultivar Valencia sweet orange chromosome 8, DVS_A1.0, whole genome shotgun sequence genome encodes:
- the LOC102625815 gene encoding protein LNK1 isoform X6, whose protein sequence is MIGEDRMLEKGSWSETPAGTFPALCDSDTAKEMTSSASDDARMSGHGSKSEKVDKVGDFCEQNPIFGDKCTAVDNNLYRYPLNQISQSDNDLSFLDNDCEDKESSDLLYYGWPDIGNFEDVDRMFRSCDSTFGLGNLSNEDDLCWFTPANAAEDVLKSGSKLSTLSGHPEASKENGPGPTNDCNQKSFTAGDRRNFKFMDIDDSALNHLSFGNALDTQSESKDDTMFSDQRQLEHHNKSEGKRRFMENGGSVNHYVSQDQPADKKHLFGDSSSQVFSPSGLWQRKQNLAPDSLSYMQSHNPYLHLDYSHPSDKISVCPTPPGIKSDNNSNMSPSPKESSYASNQVQSVESSHGPPFEAPSVTTNEKREKPSHCQGVQVPFTRNFKHENMVNAMEFDNALPVQKQVHKTEQETEGHSDVEGVSIRVPAELDSFNAQESSCVSSVLDEISLEATSFRQLQQVMEKLDIRTKLCIRDSLYRLARSAEQRHNCATSSASIGVDGDASGAVTAEETNKCTGYIDMETDTNPIDRTIAHLLFHRPSDPSVMHATDTLSLKSNPVIHGSISSPPVKGEKLACSKDTSAGVDKYLLTHDMK, encoded by the exons ATGATTGGGGAGGATAGAATGTTGGAAAAGGGTTCGTGGTCTGAGACACCTGCTGGTACATTTCCTGCTTTATGTGACAGTGACACTGCAAAAGAAATGACAAGTTCAGCATCTGATGATGCAAGGATGTCAGGTCATGGATCAAAAAGTGAGAAAGTAGATAAAGTTGGTGATTTCTGCGAACAGAATCCTATCTTTGGTGATAAGTGTACTGCTGTTGATAACAACTTGTACCGCTATCCACTAAATCAGATTTCGCAGTCAGACAATGATCTCAGCTTTCTTGATAATGATTGTGAAGACAAAGAGAGCAGTGACCTCTTGTATTATGGGTGGCCTGATATAGGAAATTTTGAAGATGTAGACAGGATGTTTAG AAGTTGTGATTCAACATTTGGGTTGGGCAATCTAAGTAATGAAGATGACTTGTGTTGGTTTACACCTGCAAATGCTGCTGAAGATGTATTGAAGTCAGGTTCTAAATTGAGTACCTTGTCCGGACATCCGGAAGCTTCCAAGGAAAATGGTCCTGGTCCAACTAATGATTGCAACCAAAAGAGTTTCACTGCTGGTGACAGAAGGAATTTCAAATTCATGGATATAGATGATTCTGCTCTTAATCACTTGTCATTTGGGAATGCGTTAGATACACAATCAGAGAGTAAGGATGATACCATGTTCAGTGATCAG AGACAGCTGGAGCACCATAATAAATcagaaggaaaaagaagattcATGGAAAATGGTGGTTCTGTTAACCATTATGTTAGCCAGGACCAACCAGCCGATAAGAAGCATCTGTTTGGAGATTCATCTTCCCAAGTCTTCTCTCCTTCGGGCCTTTGGCAACGTAAACAAAACTTAGCACCTGATTCATTGAGTTATATGCAAAGTCATAATCCTTACTTGCACCTAGACTACAGTCATCCATCTGATAAAATTTCAGTTTGTCCAACTCCTCCTGGTATCAAATCTGACAACAATAGTAACATGTCTCCTTCTCCAAAGGAATCTTCATATGCATCAAATCAGGTGCAGTCTGTGGAGAGCTCTCATGGCCCTCCATTTGAGGCTCCTTCTGTGACAACAAatgagaagagagagaagccATCACATTGCCAGGGCGTACAAGTGCCATTCACCAGGAATTTCAAACATGAAAATATGGTGAATGCAATGGAATTTGATAATGCACTTCCAGTGCAGAAACAAGTTCACAAGACAGAACAAGAAACTGAAGGTCATAGTGATGTTGAAGGTGTTAGCATAAGAGTTCCTGCAGAATTGGACTCTTTTAATGCTCAAGAAAGCTCTTGCGTGAGCTCTGTGTTGGATGAAATCTCTCTGGAAGCAACTAGTTTTCGTCAGCTTCAGCAAGTCATGGAAAAG TTGGACATTAGGACAAAACTTTGCATAAGGGATAGTCTTTACCGCTTGGCTAGGAGTGCAGAGCAAAGGCATAACTGTGCAACATCCAGTGCTAGTATTGGAGTTGACGGAGATGCAAGTGGTGCAGTGACGGCCGAAGAAACAAATAA GTGCACTGGATATATTGATATGGAAACTGATACAAATCCCATTGATCGAACCATAGCGCACTTGCTGTTTCACAGGCCTTCAGACCCGTCTGTAATGCATGCGACGGATACTTTGTCCTTGAAGTCTAATCCTGTG ATTCATGGGTCCATCAGTAGTCCTCCGGTGAAGGGTGAGAAACTGGCTTGCAGTAAAGATACTAGTGCCGGTGTGGATAAATATTTGCTGACACATGATATGAAGTAA